The following DNA comes from Hahella chejuensis KCTC 2396.
CTTTGAAAGGCTTGCGGGCGTCGCCGACATACATTTGCGAGTTCGGGGAAATGCGTCCCTGGTGAATCCGAAACACGCCCAACTTGCCCACGTAGGGGTCCACAGCGACTTTAAACACATGGGCGATGGCGTGCTTGCCCGGGTCCGGCTCCACTGTGACTTTCCTGGCCTCAGCGCCCTCGCCTTTCAAAAACTGCGGCGGATTGCCTTCCAGAGGCGTCGGCATCAGATGGGAAATGACTTTCAGCAGCTCTTCCACGCCCGCGCCGGTTTGCGCCGACACGAAACAGACGGGAATCAGATGCCCTTCCCGCAATGCTTGTTCGAAGGGATCATGCAACTGTTCTGGATTGAGCGCCTGTCCCTGCTCCAGATACACCTCCATTAACTTCTCGTCCACCTCCACGACTTGATCCACCAGCGCGCTGTGCGCTTTCTCGACGGATGAGAAATCCGTGACGCGACTCTCGTCCGGCGCAAAATAGCAATCCACCACCGCATGACCGGACTCCGCCGGCAGGTTGATCGGCAGACATTCCGGGCCAAACGCTTCGCAAATGCTCTCCATGAGTTGGGCGAAGTCGATATCGTTCATATCTATCTTGTTGACGATAATCATGCGGCAGAGTTCGCGCTTTTTGACCGCCGCCATCAGGCGTTCCGTCACCATTTCCACGCCCGCCTGCGCATTGATGACCAGGGCGGCGGAGTCCACCGCCGGCAAGATGCTCAGCGCCCTTCCAAGAAAGTCAGGATAGCCGGGAGTATCGATGAAATTGATATGCGCCTCGTCGTAATCCAGGCTGCATACAGAGGTGTAGAGAGAGTGACCCAGTTCTTTTTCCTGGGGATCAAAATCACTGAGGGTTGCGCCTTTTTCAACGCTGCCTGCGCTGGGGATTTCTCCCGATCTGACCAGAAGCGCTTCCAATAAGGTCGTCTTGCCGCAGCCGACGTGTCCCAGTAGCGCGATATTGCGGATGTTTTCTGTGCTGTACTGCGCCATAGCTCTTCCTTTTGGTGAGTGGAGACGACTTACGCCGTCAAACGGAGCTTCGGCCAGTATCCCACTCGTATTCCGCACGGAGGGTCCGTCGAAAAAAACGAACTGCGATGGATTCTGGAAGGAGTATTTCTATGAATTAAAGCAGAAAAACCGGGATTTGGGAAAAATCCAAGGGGTTAGCAAAAAACGAGAAATGCGTAATGGGGATATTAGCGGAATAAAAGCGTAATTTTACACAGAAGTCTTCTGGCGCTCCGGGGATACTATTCCTGTCCGACAGCGGTTTCAGAAACGCTTACCCCGTTTCTGACTCCCCTTTAGCTTAGGCGACTTCTTCTGGCGACGACGTTCGTCGAAGAGTTCCCCAGCGACCGAGGCGTTAATGAGCCAGGGTGGGCGCCTCGGTTTTTTTACTTTCCTACAGACTGGCCGCCGCAGGCCGGCGACGCCAGCGCTGACTGATCCCCGTCGCTTACTCGGCCAACAGCTTGAGCCCGGACGGCAACGCTTCGCCAAATACGCGCCTGGTCTCCGCCTCATCCAGCTCCACCACCTGGGACACCATATCAATCCAGATCACAGGGGCCTTGGCGCCTTTCAGCGCGGCGACCACGGCGTTGCGGTCCGCTTCAGACAAGTCCCGTACGCGATCGCCGCTCATGCGCGACAGCATCACCGTGGCGAAGGCCGCTTCCTGGTTCTTTTTCCAGTCCTGTTTGAGCAACTGCGGCAGCCAGCCGGACACCGTTTCCGCAGGAACCACATTGTGCGCGCTGCCATGGAAAGGCTGCCGCGAAGCGATGCGCCCCAACGCCCACCAACTGGCGACAGGTTCGCTGGGCTTCTGCAAACGTTGCAACAGCCATTTGGCGACTTCGATTTTAGTCTCCACCGGCAAGCGCTCCAGCGCCGCCGCCAATCGCACCATGTCCTCGTATGATTTGAACGCAGGCGTCGCCAGCAATTTACGACTGCGCAATGCGGCCGGATTGATATAGACCGCCGCATCCTTGTACACGCGCTGTTGCTGCTCGCTGTTGAGCCCGCCGGCGACGCGGCGCCAGAAGGTCCACCACTCGCTCCACAGCTGCCCTTCCTTATCGAACTGCAGCCCTTGCTGATACATTTTCCAGACTTGCTGCACCCGCCAGTCATCCAGGGGATCGCCAAAGCCGGGGCGCAGGCAGTATCCGGCGAAGTTAAGCCAGATACGTTCATGAGCCGCGGAACGACGACGATTCTTGGCGCCTTCCAGAAACTTGTCAAAGATGGCGCGCAGCGTGGGCATATCCCATTGGTCGCGCTTGCCGAGCAGCTTTTCCAGATCATTGCGCAGGGTTTTGATGGAGTCGCCGTCCTTTTTGTTGGAACTGTACGCCGCGTCAATCTTGCTCGCCGCTTCAGTGAATTTGGCGGGCAGTTGCGCGCCGCTGTCTTCCACCGGCGTCTGTTTGCGTAACTGAAAATCCAGACGCCAACGTTGTGGGTTGGCGTCGCCGCCGGCGATTCCCACGCACTCAACTTGTAACGCGCCCGCCTCCGTCAGCACGGCGCTCAATTCCACTTCAACTTCTGCGCCGCTATCCTCCGCATCGGCCCTCAACGCCGACACCATGGGGGGCAGGAAGATGAAATCGTCGTCATTCATTTCCTGCAAATCGCCTGCGCTGAATGTCTTGTCGCCCGTTGAAGACGCCAAGTGGAAGCGCACCGGGCGTCCGATACGCAACGCGAATTTACGATCATGAAGACGAATTTCTTCCCCTTCTTCCGTCGCTTTGGGCAATAAGCAAACGCCAAATTTCTTATCTGCGGCGGCGTCAGTGGACGCCTCCACAATCAGAAAATAAGAGCGGGCCGAACCCCCGCCGATTTTGATCTGCGCGCCTTTACGCGCCAGCCCGTAGGCCACTCCGCCAAAAGCCACCGCCAGATTGGGGTGCGCATTATCCAGCAGCTTGACCGGGGCGCCGTTCCATTGACTTAACAGCGCCCGCGCCCGCTCACTGAGTAACGGGCTGTTGAATACGCCGCCGTTCAGCAACAGCACGTCGGGAACCGCCGCAGCCGTTTCGCTGGTTTTCAGCGCCTGTCGGCAGGCCTGCTCATGGCGGGCCAGGAATTCCGCAATGTATTTGCTGACGGCGGGGTCCGGCGCATAGGGCAAGCCAAACTCCACCACCGCGCTGCGGCGTTTGGCGGGACGTTCGCTGAATTCACAGAGAGGAAAGAAGCCGTCCACGGCGATCTGGCGGGCTTCTTCACGGGTCAGCTCGCAACTTTTGGCGCCGCCGATCAACTTGGCGCCGCCGCCCAGCACCGTCACAGATGCGGCATCCGGCGCTTCCGGCGACAATAGTAATTCTTTGGCTTTTCGGGTTTGCTGAATCAGCTGGGAAAGCGCCGCTGCACTGAGTTTGCGGGTGCTGGCGATGCGCTGTTCCGCTATATGCGCCAGCGCCAGATCGATATTGTCGCCGCCGAGCATAAGGTGGTCGCCCACCCCGACGCGATTCAGGGTCAGCTCGCCTTGATCGCCGGACCCGGCCGCCACGCTGATCAAACTCAAATCCGTGGTGCCGCCGCCAACATCGCACACCAGCAAGAGTCTGGCGTCCTGCAACAGGGATTGCGCCTGCTCTTTGTTGCGCGCGCACCAGTCGTAGACGACCGCCTGTGGCTCCTCCAGCAGCAACACGTCAGATAAGCCCGCCAGGCGTGCAGCTTCCAGAGTGAGAGAACGGGCGCCTTCATCAAAAGAAGCCGGGACAGTGATGACCACTTCCTGCTGTTCCAGCCGGTCCTGTGGGTGCTCACGGTTCCAGGCCTGTCTGACGTGGTGCAGATAGCTGGCGCTGGCGAGCAGTGGAGAAACTTTGACGACATCCTCCGCCGCCGCCCAGGGCAGAATGTCCGCCGTGCGCTCCACCTGGGGATGGGACAGCCAGCTTTTGGCGCTGGCCACTAGCCGGCCGTCAACCTTGGAGCCCAATTCCCGCGCCCATTCGCCGATCACGACCTGACCAATTTCGCCGGATAACCCCTGGGGGCTCCAGGGCAGTTGCAGATGATGCTCCGCAATCTCGCCAGGGGCCGGATGGTAGCGGAAAGACGGCAACATGGGTTTCTTGGCCAGTTCGCCCGGCGCCACCAACTGCTCGATTTCAAACAGCCTGGGAATAGCGTTTTCCGCTCCCATGGAGATGTCCGTATAAGCCACTACGGTGTGAGTGGTGCCCAAGTCTATCCCTACCAGATATTTCACTCTCAGCCCTCGCGCACGTCGAATTCAACCTGCCATCTCGCATCGCCGCTTCTGGGAATAGCCTCCAGACACAGGGTGCCGACTTCGGTGACCCGCGCTGACAGACGCACCGGCACAATTTCGCCCGGACGACGTCCCTCCGCAGGTAAGGAAGCCTGAATTTCCGGCAGTTCTTCCAGCTCGTCCGGTTCCCAGGCGTCCAGCACCCTGCCCGGTTCGTCATCGCGACGCAACGTGGAGCCAAAGAATTTGAAGCGCACGGGTTCGCCGACGATCAAGCCCAGTTCCTGGCTTTCCACCTTCACTTCTGAGCCTTCCTCCATACCGAAAGGCGCGACGCACAGGGCCTCCATCGGCGCCTCCATGCCCGGCACCGCCGGCATGGCGCTCTCGATTCCCACATAGTAGGCGCTGGCGATGCCGCCGCGAATGCGCACTCCGCGTCCCCGGCGCACATAGCCGTAATACGCCGCTCCGCAGGCCACCGCCAAGTCGAGATCGCTGTCCTGCAACAGACGGGCGGCGGGCGCGCCAGCGTCGCTTAGCCAGCCGTTGATGATGCTCATCAGACGCGAGGACAAAGCCGGCGCTTTCAGGACGCCGCCATTGAACAACACTGCGGTGGGTTTGATAAATTCGCTTTCGTTTTGCGCCAACAACTCGTTGGCGGCGGCGTGCTGACGGCTCAAAAACGCCGCCAGATGCCGTGTGACCGCCGCATCCTGGGCGTAAGGCAGGCTGATTTGGGTCAGCGCGCGCCGCATTTGCTGTTTCGGATGCTCGTCGACGCCGACCTGCGGGAAAAATCCTTCCACCAGAGTTTGTTGCACCTCGTCCCGGGTCAATTCAGTACGCAGAGACCCGCCCAAGAGTTTCGACCCTCGACTGGGCACGACAATTGGCGCGGCGTTGACGTCCTGATCCGACAGCAGCACTTCTTTGGCGTCGCGGCAACCGTGCACAATCGCCTGAATCTGCCATGGCTGCAGCTCTTTGCCTTCCTGCGCCAGCTTGCTCTTCACCCGATAGGCCAGGGCCAGGTCCATATTGTCGCCGCCCAGCAGAATATGTTCGCCCACCGCAACCCGATTCAGTTCCAGCCCACCGTCCTGTTCGGTGACCGCAATCAAGGACAAGTCCGTGGTGCCGCCGCCGATGTCCACCACCAGCACGATGTCGCCAACGCGGACCTGGTCGCGCCAGGCGCCGCCGCTGGCCTTGATCCAGTTATAAACCGCAGCCTGGGGCTCTTCCAACAGAGTCAGATTGCCAAGTCCGGCGGCTTTCACCGCTTCCACGGTGAGGTCGCGCGCCGCTGGGTCGAAAGACGCCGGCACCGTCACCACCACATCCTGTTCATTCAACGGGTAGTCTGGATGCTTATGATTCCAGGCGTTGCGCAGGTGTTCCAGGTAGCGGATAGTCGCCGCCAGGGGTGAAATTCGCGCGACGTCTTCCGGGCTGTTCAAAGGGAGGAAATCGGAACGGCAGTCAACGCCGCCATGACACAACCAGCTCTTGGCGCTGGCCACCAGGCGAATCGGCGTTTTTGATCCCAGCTCACGGGCGACGCCGCCCACCAGGGCTTCCGCTTTATCGGTCCAAGGTAAAGCTAACTCGCCCGCCCCCAGTTCAGATTCATGGGGTTGGTACAAAAAAGAAGGCAGTTGCGTCTTTTCCTCCACACTGCCCGGGCGAGTCAATTGCGGCACCGGCATCACCTCCTGGAGCAGTTGATCTTCATCCGGTAACGGCTCGCTGGCGTCTCCCAAATCAATGTAAGACAGTACGCAGTTGGTAGTGCCCAGGTCGATGCCCACACTATAACGGGGCGTTCTATCCGTGTTCATATCGCTCATAGCTCGACCTCCGCCGGCGCGATAATAGCGGCGTCATGCTCTTTAGCGAGTTTCGGCAGCTTCACGTCCACCGCCTTCCATCCACGATGCACCAATACGCCGATGAACGGCGCCTTGCCTGCGACATTGCCAGTCAAGCGCACCTCGGATGCATTAAACCCTTCCGGCAGGGTGACGCGGGTTTCCTCTTCCTCCTGACGCAGCGGAGCCAGAGTGAAGTATTCGTTCAAGGTCTTTTGGCCGCCTTCATGCACTACACGGGCTGCAGCGCCGATGTCCGCATCGCTGAAACCGGCCAGGTCTTCTTTGAGGAAATCAATAAAGCGCGCGTTCTGCTGTAATAAAGCCAATAGTTGCAGGGCTGAATCCGGGGTTGAATCTTTGAAGGGGTTAACAGGTTCTGGTTTGACTTCCGGCGCCGGCTCGGCGGGCTTTTCAACCGGTTGCGGCGCAGGCTGCGCCGCGATGCTCTGTGATTTCGCATTCTTTCTGGCGCTCAGCCACGCCGCCAGAAATATAATTGCGAATACAGCCAATCCCAAATGCAACAGATCAATTGTTGTGGGCATTGCGGTTAAATTCAGATTCATTATTTTCTCTCTTAATCCTTAGCTATGTTGATGCTGGATTCCGTTGCTGATTAATTAATATGCATGTGCGCGTCATTCGATGCGCAAATACGCGCCGGGCTTGTGATACGACAGCAACAGACAAATAAACTTGTTGGCCCGGGCGGCGGATAATTCGGGCGTGCAGACGCAGTGCGGCGGCTCAGCCGGCGCATATGATAGCAATAACTTAAAGACGAAGTAACACCGTACGGCGGACGACTCGGCGTCTGCCATCATTCTACTGCTCACTATAAAGACTGCTCGTGAAAGAGACGGTTACGCGCGGGAACTTTATTTAATCTGGTTTATGAATTTCGTTAAGAGACAGAATATCAATCACGTCGGATATATCCTTGTGATATTCCTCCATTAACTGATCCAGTTTCCGCTTGAAGTCTTCCTGTTTGCGATCTTTCATGCTTGTGTCCATTTCCTGCAGCGCTTCTGACAAGCGTTGCGAGACTTCGCGTGGGCTGAGCTTTTTCAGATCCTTTAAAATCTTTAACTGCATGTATGAGTAATCGTTTTTAGCTATCGAGTTAATTGAAATACTGTCCGGGCGGTCGACGTCCGACGGTGGACAGGCTTCGTTCAATATAGTGGAGGCGGCGCATCAAGACAATTTGAGGCCGATTTATATTACCCTGTTTGTCGTCCAGAACAAACATTCAGTTGTTTATAATACCACGGAGATCTTAATTGATTACTTTAAGATTATTAATAAATGTATCAATCGGTCAAAAAGTCATCATCCTTTTGTGATTTTACCCACTCGATTGGCCTCTCCCACTCACCCAACAGCAACTCCTGTCGCTTCAGACAAATAGAAGGAGGCTGTTTGTCTGTTTGATTAGCTGCAGGTCTGTTTGATTAGCTGCGGGTCTGTTTGATTAATAGTCGTCTACGCCGGACATTTGACAAGAGCCGCCCCCCATTTGAAAAATCCCCCGCTTACGCCACAATAAGCGACTGAGCGGGACGCCATGCGTCCCTCATTACCTTGTTATAAACAGGAGAGAGACACATGGGCTTGGGCTCATTTTTTAAATCCATGTTCGGCGGCGAAAAAGCCCCTGAGCCGGAAGACATCATCGAACACAAAGGTTTTCAAATAATTCTGAAGCCGCGCAATCTGGGCGGCAATTATGGCGTCGGCGCCATTATCCGCAAAGAGATCGACGGCGAGGTTCGCGAACACCAGTTCATCCGCGCCGATCAGATCCCCAGCAAAGAACAGTGCAATGAAATTACCTTGATGAAAGTGAAAACCGCCATCGACCAGCTGGGCGACGACCTGTTTCAACCGCAATGATCTGACCGCTCAGGCGCCAGGGGTAATAGCGTCCCAGCCCTGATTCATATAACGAATCAGCCAATTAAGCGCGTAATGCCGTTCCATAATGATTTCTTCATTGATAGCGGCATTGCTTTCGCCTTTCATGCGAAGTTCAATCGCCGCCCAATGCAGCGCCCACAACGGCACATCCAGACCTTCATAACGCCACCCGAACTTGAGCCGGTCTTTTTCAGATGCGTCTGCATCATTCACAAAGGCCGCCTCCCACCGCCTCTCCACCGTCTTGCAGACATGGCCTTATAAAAACACTTTCCCAGCCATTCATTTAAATCAGGTCAAATATCCATTTTATGAGAGAGTTTTAATCAAAATCAGGGAACAGAAACCAGTATGTGTTGTTTAATTAATACGAATGCAATGGCGTTCGAAACGAGAAGATATATCACAATAGAGGATGTTTTAATGCCTGTTCAGGTTTATCGATGGATATTTAAACAACTGTCCTTTTGGACATTAACGTTATTGGTTGTTCCGCTTTCTCATGCCGCTTTATTCGACCGTGTCGCCGTTACCTGGAACTTACAAGGCTCCAGCCATGCATCGGAAAGTAAATGGAATGTAAGCATCCGCCAGTTGCTGCGCGGCTCTGATCGCGCGCAGGTATTGGCGATTCAGGAAGCCGGCTCGGTTCCTGATTCCGCTGAACTGATGCCGCAACTTACCCCGCCAAGACTGGATAACCCGCATTCGGTTCAGGTTCCTGTTGAAGAGTATCGTTGGAATATCGGCACGCGCTCACGCCCTGAGTATCGCTGGATCTATTTCTCGCGCAACGACGCAGGGGCCAATCGGGTTAACGTCGCCATTGTCACGGAAGAGCGCGCCAACCGCGTGATTATCCTCCCTCCTCCCGCCAGTTACGCCAGCGCCCGCCCCATTCTGGGCGTTGAAGTGGGCTCCGCCGGAGACACTTACTTCTCCATTCACGCTTCCGCCAACGGGGGAACGGACGCCGCGCTGATCGTAAACGCGGTGCATAACTACTTCGCCACAGCGAACAACAATGCGCCTTTCATGATCATGGGCGACTGGAACCGCAGCCCTCAGGCGCTGAATACGCAACTGGCGACCAATCATCCCGCGGTCCACGCCAATATTAATCTGGTCAATCAAGGCTCCGCCACCCAGCGCAGCGGGGGCAACCTCGATTACGCCGTCACTGGCTCCATCACAGGCGGCGCCAATTTAATGCGCGCGTTACTGGGTATCGCCTCTCTGGTCGGACAACTTTCTTCAGACCATACCCCGGTCAGATTTCAACGTTATTAATTAAATAATCAGGACTATTAAATATGTTATCTCGAATTTTACCTGCACTTATTATCAGCGCAGCAATAGCGCAAACCAGCCACGCCCAGGATTATGTCAATGCGGCCTTGGAGAATGTTTATACCGGACAACTATTAGTTAACTATCATAATGGCGCAGGCTATGTTTTTACTTACCCTGCCTATGAATATACGGGGAGTGATTTCGAACGCATCAACTGGCGAACGGAATATCTTGCAGACGGTTCACTGCGTTTTAGAAATGCTTATTACACAGATGTATGTCTGCATGTGGACAGTGATTACTCCGGTGTTTATACGCAAGCCTGCGATAACTCCGATCATCAACGTTTCACGCCGATTTATACCTCCACTGGCGCAGTGCAATTGCAGAACCGCAGCAATTCCAACTGCCTCTATGTGGACTCAGGCAGTTCCAACTCAAGCGTCTATCACAAAAGCTGCTCCAACGGTTCTATCGATGCAACGGAGTTATGGGTGATTACAGTTCCCCGGGGAGCGGCCAACTCGTTGCCAACGCAATAGCCATCATTACCTGACGAGGACATTAATAAGTTGATCTCAGGCGCATGGACGCGCCTGCTCGGCTACCGACATGCCGCTATTTCTTTGCGACTACTTGCGCAAGCGCTATGCGTCCCTCTTGCAGGTTGCGTCCTTGATTCTCGGCCATCGCCTGAAACTCCTCTCCCATCAGGACATGAACGCCAAGCTGCGGAAAGCCGCGTCTCCGTGTCTTTTCAAGCTGCGCGGCGAACCAGGAACGCGCCGCCTCTGTGACGTCCACCCACACTGAAACAGTGAATCCTGCGCTCTCAAGCAGGTTGCGCAGCGCATCCGGCGCAACCAGAAAACTGGCATCCGACGTACGCGCCCAGGGCGCTGGATACAACACCGGACCTGAGGGACCGGCTAGAACGTCGTGAATCGCCAGAGAGCCTCCCGGCTTAAGAACCCGGTACATCTCATGATAAAGCCGGGATTTATCCGGAATATTCATGGCCGCATGCTCGGTCCAGACAGTATCGAAGGATTCACCCTCAAACGGCAAATTAACAGCGTCTCCCTGCCGAAATTCAGTCAGCGCCTCAAGACCCACCCTGGCGGACAACATAGCCGCAGCGCGACAATATTCCTCCG
Coding sequences within:
- a CDS encoding Hsp70 family protein; translated protein: MKYLVGIDLGTTHTVVAYTDISMGAENAIPRLFEIEQLVAPGELAKKPMLPSFRYHPAPGEIAEHHLQLPWSPQGLSGEIGQVVIGEWARELGSKVDGRLVASAKSWLSHPQVERTADILPWAAAEDVVKVSPLLASASYLHHVRQAWNREHPQDRLEQQEVVITVPASFDEGARSLTLEAARLAGLSDVLLLEEPQAVVYDWCARNKEQAQSLLQDARLLLVCDVGGGTTDLSLISVAAGSGDQGELTLNRVGVGDHLMLGGDNIDLALAHIAEQRIASTRKLSAAALSQLIQQTRKAKELLLSPEAPDAASVTVLGGGAKLIGGAKSCELTREEARQIAVDGFFPLCEFSERPAKRRSAVVEFGLPYAPDPAVSKYIAEFLARHEQACRQALKTSETAAAVPDVLLLNGGVFNSPLLSERARALLSQWNGAPVKLLDNAHPNLAVAFGGVAYGLARKGAQIKIGGGSARSYFLIVEASTDAAADKKFGVCLLPKATEEGEEIRLHDRKFALRIGRPVRFHLASSTGDKTFSAGDLQEMNDDDFIFLPPMVSALRADAEDSGAEVEVELSAVLTEAGALQVECVGIAGGDANPQRWRLDFQLRKQTPVEDSGAQLPAKFTEAASKIDAAYSSNKKDGDSIKTLRNDLEKLLGKRDQWDMPTLRAIFDKFLEGAKNRRRSAAHERIWLNFAGYCLRPGFGDPLDDWRVQQVWKMYQQGLQFDKEGQLWSEWWTFWRRVAGGLNSEQQQRVYKDAAVYINPAALRSRKLLATPAFKSYEDMVRLAAALERLPVETKIEVAKWLLQRLQKPSEPVASWWALGRIASRQPFHGSAHNVVPAETVSGWLPQLLKQDWKKNQEAAFATVMLSRMSGDRVRDLSEADRNAVVAALKGAKAPVIWIDMVSQVVELDEAETRRVFGEALPSGLKLLAE
- a CDS encoding Hsp70 family protein — encoded protein: MSDMNTDRTPRYSVGIDLGTTNCVLSYIDLGDASEPLPDEDQLLQEVMPVPQLTRPGSVEEKTQLPSFLYQPHESELGAGELALPWTDKAEALVGGVARELGSKTPIRLVASAKSWLCHGGVDCRSDFLPLNSPEDVARISPLAATIRYLEHLRNAWNHKHPDYPLNEQDVVVTVPASFDPAARDLTVEAVKAAGLGNLTLLEEPQAAVYNWIKASGGAWRDQVRVGDIVLVVDIGGGTTDLSLIAVTEQDGGLELNRVAVGEHILLGGDNMDLALAYRVKSKLAQEGKELQPWQIQAIVHGCRDAKEVLLSDQDVNAAPIVVPSRGSKLLGGSLRTELTRDEVQQTLVEGFFPQVGVDEHPKQQMRRALTQISLPYAQDAAVTRHLAAFLSRQHAAANELLAQNESEFIKPTAVLFNGGVLKAPALSSRLMSIINGWLSDAGAPAARLLQDSDLDLAVACGAAYYGYVRRGRGVRIRGGIASAYYVGIESAMPAVPGMEAPMEALCVAPFGMEEGSEVKVESQELGLIVGEPVRFKFFGSTLRRDDEPGRVLDAWEPDELEELPEIQASLPAEGRRPGEIVPVRLSARVTEVGTLCLEAIPRSGDARWQVEFDVREG
- a CDS encoding DUF2760 domain-containing protein, which gives rise to MNLNLTAMPTTIDLLHLGLAVFAIIFLAAWLSARKNAKSQSIAAQPAPQPVEKPAEPAPEVKPEPVNPFKDSTPDSALQLLALLQQNARFIDFLKEDLAGFSDADIGAAARVVHEGGQKTLNEYFTLAPLRQEEEETRVTLPEGFNASEVRLTGNVAGKAPFIGVLVHRGWKAVDVKLPKLAKEHDAAIIAPAEVEL
- a CDS encoding HlyU family transcriptional regulator: MGLGSFFKSMFGGEKAPEPEDIIEHKGFQIILKPRNLGGNYGVGAIIRKEIDGEVREHQFIRADQIPSKEQCNEITLMKVKTAIDQLGDDLFQPQ
- a CDS encoding DUF4272 domain-containing protein, giving the protein MNDADASEKDRLKFGWRYEGLDVPLWALHWAAIELRMKGESNAAINEEIIMERHYALNWLIRYMNQGWDAITPGA
- a CDS encoding cytolethal distending toxin subunit B family protein translates to MPVQVYRWIFKQLSFWTLTLLVVPLSHAALFDRVAVTWNLQGSSHASESKWNVSIRQLLRGSDRAQVLAIQEAGSVPDSAELMPQLTPPRLDNPHSVQVPVEEYRWNIGTRSRPEYRWIYFSRNDAGANRVNVAIVTEERANRVIILPPPASYASARPILGVEVGSAGDTYFSIHASANGGTDAALIVNAVHNYFATANNNAPFMIMGDWNRSPQALNTQLATNHPAVHANINLVNQGSATQRSGGNLDYAVTGSITGGANLMRALLGIASLVGQLSSDHTPVRFQRY
- a CDS encoding ricin-type beta-trefoil lectin domain protein — translated: MLSRILPALIISAAIAQTSHAQDYVNAALENVYTGQLLVNYHNGAGYVFTYPAYEYTGSDFERINWRTEYLADGSLRFRNAYYTDVCLHVDSDYSGVYTQACDNSDHQRFTPIYTSTGAVQLQNRSNSNCLYVDSGSSNSSVYHKSCSNGSIDATELWVITVPRGAANSLPTQ
- a CDS encoding methyltransferase domain-containing protein gives rise to the protein MPNQVNEAIENHYARQDVESLILAALEGAGKDLHRLTLEDLAPMDAFHLRGRAATRELAEIVGLDADKRVLDVGCGIGGTSRYLAREYGCRVTGIDLTEEYCRAAAMLSARVGLEALTEFRQGDAVNLPFEGESFDTVWTEHAAMNIPDKSRLYHEMYRVLKPGGSLAIHDVLAGPSGPVLYPAPWARTSDASFLVAPDALRNLLESAGFTVSVWVDVTEAARSWFAAQLEKTRRRGFPQLGVHVLMGEEFQAMAENQGRNLQEGRIALAQVVAKK